From the genome of Nicotiana sylvestris chromosome 1, ASM39365v2, whole genome shotgun sequence:
aaaatatttgtaTCAGGCATACAAATAAAGTAGCAGACGTTTAAAAATTACCTGAAAATTTCGTGAAAGAAATGCCACCAGAGGTTTGTCTTTCTCATCTTTGCTAATCTTGAAAAGGCCCGCTAAAACTTGAAGCCTATTCAATGCAATATACAGAAGTGCACATGCCTTGGGATCTCTTTTCTTCAAATATTGCTGCCTTGCCAGCTTTTCCATCTGCAGAAAACCCACCTAAGTCAGAGTTGCAATGCCAAATACAGAGGAAAATGAAAGCTAAGGATATAAGACATTGGTTCTTCCTGTTTCTTTCACCCCTTTCAGAGGAAAGAACAAGAGGAGTAGCTGTAGATTCAGTTGGGAGATGTTGAATTGTTTACAGAATATACAACTACACAGTACCTCCCAAAAAATAACCAAATGATACAGCTGATTTGTTTTATATCGTAAATCCTACCCCCCAAATCCCCCTCCAGGAGTTAACAGTTTCACTTTCCCACTTTGCTCCAGTGGTGGAAAACTCACTTTCCCAAAACCTCACTTGCCATGCTACAACCGAATTCACAATCTTAATGAAAAAAAGTACCTTCACTCGCAGTTGTGCCACACTTGTATACCATAATCCAACACCCATATCGCGCATTTCTTGCCAAGATGGTTCCTTAGATAAAAGAGAATCAAACAAATTCTCTTGGCAATCAGAGTGGAAAGCCCATCCAATCAGCCCCGAGTACACAACCAGCTCACCTTCTGATGGCAGTCTGCCAAATCGTTGAACAAAATACAGCTGCTGAAACCTCACTGAAACCCAAAACCTAGGAAGAAAAGACAAGTAGCATCAATGAATGATAATTTAATTAGAAGCAACTACAGCTGAATAATACCCACAAAAATTCTGAGCCAATCTATCAGAGAATATTGATGCATAGAGCCATCGGGTTTTCTTTttggtgtttttttttttttttttggggtggggggggggATGGGGATTTTTATCCATTTATGTCACCATTTACAGTTTTTGCCAACTCTACTCTAATCCCAAGCATAGGGAAGAGTGATGCAATATGAAACTTTTAGTATCTATTTCTTTATGGCGGTGGTGTACGGACCAGCTTGTGCACACCTCGACTATTCTGCCTGCTACCTCCCTCTAGCACATGTACTAGATAACTCTCCCACCAAGGCTTAGGCTGGTGGGAAGAAATCACACCTAGTGTTTTTTGTCTCTGCTGAGATTCGGATGTAAGACCTTACGATTCTCCACCCACTTCAAAACTTAGTGTCTATATCTAAAGCAAAATTGGAATATGTTTTTCTTGTCTGCCAAAAACTACACTTCTGTGGTTGATTATCACTATACACAAAAATTGACAGAACACAGAAGCTCAAGAACTTAACATAAAGGTTGATCATAAAAAGAATGTTTGAGCCTTTACAAACTTGGCAATTGGCATGAAGATATGTTCACACGCATGGAAGATAATTTATTCTAATCTTCTAACTTAGACTTTACCTTCGACCAGGTCCATCAAGGCTATTATAGGCAGAAGTTGACTGCATATTGCTAACTTCATCTAGAAGATGAATAGCAGCACGAATTTGCATCATTTCAGTGGAAGATATAGTTGCAAAATTATGAAGTTTATCAAAGGCTTCTAGAAAGTCAGTAATTTCAGATCTTGCAGAAGAGATAGAATCAGATGCAGCATCTCCCCAGCTTGAGGAAGCTTGGAGGAAACCATTTTGAACCTCTGAAGGTCCACCCCATTGAAATGACTTCTCCCCAGTGCTTAACAAGACATGTCCTTCAAGATAGTTTGACAACGAAATGGGAAATATTAAACCACTGAAGGCTCGAAGGCAGCATATTTCCGCCGATAACTTTGAGGAAGCTACGTGTTTACTGAGACACTGCAGAGCTACATATGCACGTTTCCAATTACCTATACACATTTGGAACACACAACCCTAAGGTCAAACTCAAATTAGCAAGTATTATAAGTCTAAATAAAATAACTGGAATTTCATGATGGGAACATAAGCAGATAAGAAACAAATTGGCAACAATCTTCTGATGACATACAAACCTGGTAGCATTTTCAGacaagtaaaacataaagctgAAAAAGAAGGCACAATAAAATATCCATTACACAACCGACAGGGTAAGGATTTAGAGGATAGTTACATCCAAGAATAACAAATAGAGAAACAAAACCCAGTACAGGCAAATGATGTGGGTAGAAGATAAAAAGTTTCCTCTACTTTGCAATGATACAAATGTTTCCTGAAAGCAAGCGTGAGCCAACATCTCCCGGAGCAAATGAACACGATTGCTTTCTGATTTTAAGGAAACTTTATGGGATTACTTACCTTGTAAAAAAAACTTCGCGGGTCATTAGGTTCATGGCATAAGTTACAGGGATAAAAATATGAAGATTGTTATGCAGTAAAAAAATAATGCAAGGTTTTTTACGTAGGAATTGCAATACCAAGGTCAAATGCTAGTTGTATAATTAGCATGATTGTATAGGCTTTGCtttaattttttatattaaaaatttattaagAATATCTGATATTATCATGAATATTAGTTTTGTAAAAGAAAAGTTTTATGTTATTTACGATAACAAATCACCTTACTTTAAGGGGAGTTTTGTTAATTTAGGTGCTCCTATCCAAATATTACTAATACTCATTTTTCCATTTGTTAAGCAAGTACCATTAGATGTTGCATTAGTGAAACCAAAAGAGCCTTAAGTGTCATCTGCTTCTCTATGAAGAGCATCCAATCAACTAGGGTAGCTGGGATCTCAAAAGTGCTCCAAAAATGTACAAATATTAGAATGTTCCACTTAATCGGAAGAGCACTTTTATAAGTCAAACAGCCCAATAAAAAATCTAAATCAATTTTGGCAGCAGTACGCATTAGATGCTCCTATTTAGGCATGTTCCTGACTTTCACAACCTCGTAATTATGGCTGGGCATCGATTCATTTATGCTGAAGAACCAAATTGCACACAGCTGAAACAATTTCACAAAGTTTAATGTATTTTAACCAGCTTTGGTTTAAATTCTCAACACTGAATATCACCATCATGAGTTCACTAGGAGAGCCTAAGAATTAAAAATGAAGACAAGGAATAAACTTAAAAAACAAGCTCAATTCCTTATCAAATTTTCTTTCCTTCATAAGACCAGGTTTTGGCAGCAGGAAAGATGGAATACCAGTTGCTAAACTAAAGAATAGCATTGCTGCTGAATTCTGTCACGTCATACAATAGGACAAAAAGACAAGAATGAGGTATAAATCGCAAAGAAATTctgatcctcccacatcaggagGGCCAGATACTACGTATTAAAACtatatgcggcgaaatcagagggtccaatttcttgctATTAAGTCATTTCAGAGGAACACCTCGAGGCCTCGAGGACGCGAAGCTGTgatcgagttccctccctcgaagcTCGTCGAGGCCCGGCCTAAAGAGAATATtgatcgaggctagagtaaaatAGGGGATTCCCAatgcacacggctaagtctgacaaagccggcctactcggagcctgtatcaaggtgtcacgtctagccgtctcatctccatgcctttacaattaatgtattttgtactataacgggatccccctcctatataaaggggatccttaccaCTTTGTAAGGGGTGGTTGTTGTTCCAACCATTCTacataagatcaataacaactctctctctctcttttctctctaacttagtCGCTCGAGACTAccactttcatttattgctttcgtacttgttcttcatttattgcttgatatcggccataaagagcctcctttaattatattctaattgTTAGCcccttcccggttacccccgaCAGCTCGAGCCCGaccccaggcatcgacctcgaggcccttcaTCGGTTAGCCCGAGGCCCGGACGgctagcccctcggtttgattataactctgctTTAGTTCGTAATTCCGCCGTtaagcttcacatatctagcatcaactgctctaacaactagcataaaaatagatcgcgCATTTTTAGAGtttcattaacaaatttaattgttattaccattttcacggtaaacaaaaaCCAAACAACACTAAATTAAATTTCTCCTCCTAGTTTACTTATCCCTAATGAGCTCATCAAGTGACTTCTTGCCCTCCTAAGGACGATACTCGAGGCATTTAACTAGTATTTAACCAAAACCAACTTAAAAATGCATCTTTACTATTATCTATTAATAGATTTACCCTTCTCTCAAAAAATTCACCTTTACCTCctcatttttttaactttttttcccAGAGCAAATCAATTCTTCAGAAAACAGTAAAGAAACAAgattttaactttaaaataaaaGTCCATGTGTCATTACTATCAGAAACTTAACTTTTACACAAAACTAAGATATTTGGTTTTCAAAGAGAGCACATAGGATACcatcatagaaaaatattaatTGGACAATAAACCTGTTCATTTGTAAGGCAAGCAGGACACAGACATATGTTACCTAgttcataaaagaaaaggaaagcctAATAAGATAAACAATAAGATCCATTGGTCAAAACGGGACGATTATTACAAGACAATTTCTGCTGATGAGAGACAAAATTTGGATCCTATAAGTATCACGAAAAGTAGATTAACATTGGAGAATTTTGTTCAAATTGTATGCTTATACAAGAAATATTTGAGTTTACTAGCTGAAGAGTAAAGAGTGTAATTCAGTTTTTAGTTTGTCAAGAATCTGCTAATTATTTGGTTTAGAAGTTCAGATATAATAGAATTTACttcctaaatgcacatgtaagTTCCTTAAAGCAGCCAACCACAAATTAATTCGTAAGAACACAACAAATGGTTTGGCTAAATCGTATTAAAACGTCTTCCATTAAAGAAGAAGAGGACTTGGGTATTTGATTTAGGGGAGTGGGGGAAGCGGAAAGAGCATCAACCAAATCATAGATACCTGAAAGTAAGTTTACAAGAATTGCCTCTGGGTGAACAAGAGGAAGAGATCCTCCTACAAGTTCTGCTATCTCTAAAATGCTCCAGATCCCATTTTTAACAGAAGTAAAGCCTTCTTTAGATTTTGTCAAGCTACTAAATAGTGAAGTCTCATTAACCACTTCCATTTTCAAGGGGAAATTAGCCTGATACTGTGCATAGTCACAATTGTTATGACCATAAAATATTGGCACTTTATTAGAACCATAATGACAGACAGAACTGTCCTTGCAAActtttccaccaagctggggcAGAAGTTTCTTGTTCATAAAGTATGAGAACTTGCTAAACAGAGAAATATATTCATCATGAACAACCACTATCATGGCTTTGGGTCCCCAAAAGAAGTCTTGAATGGTAGGGTTAGTATCACTTGCTGCAAGACATACCCAGATGTTGCCTTCAAATGATTTTTCCGGTTCCAAATTGCATTGACCTCCACACCGCTTTTGAGAAAACACCTGCACCTTACCTCTTGAGCAAACTCCAAGTAAAAACTGACCATTCCCTATCGTCAACCAATTTGAAGCAATAACCTCTGCATCAAAATATAAAGTGTCTTCTAGTATAAAGCTGCCAGCGTCCTCAATTCGCGCACATTCCCATATATGAATAGCAGAAGTACTTAAGTGACCTTTTGAGATAGTTGCAATTTTTCTGCCACAGACACTTGCAGATATAGCCAAAACAGGGCCTTGCTGCAAAGCAATCCGACCAACAAGATCCCATTGAGAATTCGAGCTCCCAGCAGGCACACTTCTCCATAATAGCAAGCTACCATCAAGACAACCAGTGACCATATGATAAGCAAAGTAGTTGCTATATAAATTATTAGCAAAAATTTCTTCAGTTAAACCAGAGTTTGTGGGACAGATCACAGCATAACTTGAAATCTTATCATTGTCATGGGGCTCTGGCAAAACTGATGAACAAGGTTCGACAGACACAAGGTATGTATAACCAGAATAACTACTCTCAAATTTCCATATATTGTTCTGCAAGGTGTTTGCACTGTCAAAACTGCAACCACAGCGTGTTTCCGACAAATCACAGTGATGAAGGTCAATTTTCCACGATAATGCCAGAAAGCCTTTTTCCCACACAGCAAACAGCAAAAAGCTATTTAAAATAGTTTTGTTACAAGTGGAAGGCAACGGAATTGAAAAGACGCTATCCGGGCCCTGTCCATGACTTCCAGCGGTAAGTGGTATAGTACATATTTTGTCACAAACTATTTCCAATTCTTCAGTTTTCACAGCCTTAACTACTAAAAAATCTATTCCATCTACATGTCCAATGACAAGAATACGTTCTTCACTTAACAGAGTGGGTGCCCATCTTAAGCTTGTATACTTGGGTTGTTGAGGGAGTGCTATCGCACCTTTTCCAAGCAGTTTCCAAGATGGGCTCAAAGTTGGGAGGCCCACAACAGTATTTGAAGCAGAAGAAAACAACCAAAAGAGGAGCTTTCCTTCAGTGTCCAGGGAGGCAGCAAATTCCAACTCAGATAAACAAGGATGAATTGCAACTTGCAGAATTTTACTGCAGTGACTGTCTGCATTTGAAAGTCCCCTTGCACATAGTGATAGTAAACATTCAGTCTGACATTTATTTGGAGGCGACTCGTCTGTGCTACTCAGTTCTGAAGATACCTCGGGGAATTTTGAAGAATATAACTGCATCCAGGCTAGAGAGTTACTTGGTAATAGACTAATAAAAGAACACACTGCTGGTGGACCAAAGACCTGATTTCTCATGATAAGGACTTTATTTAAGAGCAATCCCCTTGGCACCTCGTTAGGACTgttcaactcttttcttttccaCAATGTCACCCTTGGGGCTCTCACTGGAGAAAAATCATCAAGACAATGAATAGCCCAAAAGGTCAGTGTCGTTTGAGGACCTACGGCAATCAACCATTCACACCTGCCAGCATTGCTTTGTTGATGTTCATCTGATGAGGTATATGTCACAGCCTCCTCATTGACAGTTATTATACCATTAATATCTGTTGCCCATCTTACAGACACATCCAAGCCCAGCATTCCATTTAATGCTTGGTTTACCTCAACTACAGCGACAACACGAAAAGAGAATTTACTCAGTTTGTGATCATTACTATCCTTGCCAACTTTTCTAACCCTCCCATCATCAATCTCATTCCAGAGCCTTACAGCTCCATCTAAACAGCATGTTAATAACACCAACCTCCTAGAATAGCTGCCATCTCTAGTTGACTGTGTAACTAAAGATGGTCTCCACTGAATCATAGAAACTGGTAACGGATGGGGTAGCATAGCTTCTAAATGTCCGGCGTCTGCATCTCTTTGACATACCAAAACACATTTGTGTCCTGCATGGATTTTCAAACCCGAACCTTCACTATGTGAAGGTGCAGCAGCCAAAGGTCCTTCAATTGACCAAGTAGCAGAAATCAGAGTCTGAGGCAGTTGTGGTTTAAATCTCCAAGCTATTTCCCACGATCTCTCCTTCTTTCTCCATAATATCAATTCAACGCCACCTGAAACTATCCCATCTCCTGATCCCGTCCATATGATTGAGTCCACCTTTGTAGATTGTACTAGTGTTGAGGTCTGGCTCCAACAAAAAGAACCtgaatatgagtaaataaatttATACATCTAAGAGGGATGGAAGGGAGGGGAGAGAGAGATTTAATATCCAATTAACCAATAGTAGTAACTGATAGCAAAACAATTGCTTAAAGTTCCATATTCGTATCCAGTAAGAACCAGATCACCTCCTAAACAGAATAGCTTTTGAGTTTAGCGCATAGGATCCAACTAATGCAAGAGTACTGATTTTATTTCCAAGTACACTTAGATGATACGCAGCTCTAACTATGTGACGTACCAAAGAAAAAAAGCACCCTTTCACCAAGTTGGACATCCCGCTGAGCCATTCTTGTTTAGGCATTGATTTTCATCTAGCTTTAACATCTAGTTTGCAAGAACCCCTAATTGGCCTTAAATAATTCAGTGTTGGACTGTTGAAATGAAATAGGCTAAAATAAAGCAAAATGAACACATGGATTTCAGTAAAACCCACCCTAACTAATTTGTGATTGAGACGTGGTTGATTAAATTTATTGAATTTTACTCTTGCTCCTAGTGTAAGAATATTATGGCCATTCTCCAATGCATTACACTGCAAATCATGCATGACTGTACCACGCATATTGCTTGATCCAGAGATCCAGAATGAAAGCATTTCTACATCAAATTACAGGGATATATCTTAAATATTCATCCAAACTAAAGCAACGAACATGTACCAGAATAGTATACACACTTTTAGATAAGTACGTAACGTTGTTAATCAAAAAGGCAACAAGACAGTGCTGGATAGGTAGAGAAAGGAAAAAGATTGTTCCTTTATTAGATTAATAAAGTATAATAAAGTAATCAACTACATAGCATATTAGTATATACATTCGAGAGCGAGATCAGGAAACTGAAACTTACTATGAGAAGCGTCAGAATTGTAAGAAAACAATCCAATGCAGTTATCGAGTGCGGCGGCAAGGTCTCCAGAAGAAGGCGTCACCGGGGACCAAGCAACGGCGGAGACAGTGCCAGTGCCGTCGATTGACAGCTCGAGGACCTGCTGAAAAACTGTGCCGATTACAGTCTCATTTTGTGAGATAGGATTAGGGAATTGACGTATGACGAGGAGAGACGAGGCACCGTAGGCGATCCATGAGTAGCCAGCGAAGTTAGGCTGCCAGTCAATTGCTGGCTCGAATTCGGACGGAGATTTTGATCGGTTCGGTGCCGGAGGGATGATCTCCGATTTGATCAGCTGAAGTGGTAACTGCGAAACGACGTCGTCTACTGAGTTACAACAACTGATATTATGACTCTCCATCGTGGAAAGTTTGAGAAAACGGAGGGGTTCCCGTCGGGAGTCTTGCCAGATTTAGCTTTCGAGTGAGTTGTAGACGAGCTTATAAATCTTTGTCCCAAAAATCCAAATTATGTTGGGTGCCCAAAGGTTTCAAATAAGTCAATTGGGTCCTTTAACTCTTTAGGACTTCAATTTATGTGTGAATTCCACCAACAGATCCAACTATACAAGGATCCCATGGTTCAGGGACAAGTTATCCAAATAAATAGTTTTTCCACTGTCTCAAACTCTCAATATATGTGATATACCTTTTTTAGTCTGACCCaacaaaattaataaattaatttaaaaaatactttAACTATAAACTTCTTAATTTACAAGATAATTTATAGTCATATAATTATTTATGACTTATTTTAGAccataaattttaattttttcttttttaaactcTGTACACTTTGAAGTGCATCATATTAATATGAATGGATAGGGTTATAGATAAGATACACAATCATCCTTAAAACTTGTTTCCAtttgttagctataaacttaaaCTTTACCGGACCTTATTACTGTTATTTAATATGATATagtaacttatcaaaatattaccattttaaacaaagaaaattttaatTTGAAACTCAAAATGAGGTATTGTAGAAAATAAATTTGcgttgaaaaaataaaattaagaccCAAATATATTGCAACAATTGTAGTATTTGATTTCGGATAATATGAGTGCACAATCTCTATGAATCAtctgattcttctttccaatagtaaataaattcaagggtccTTGAGTatgatcttgaatctatattaGTTGCCACGAAAGATGatcctgtctatcgggacctgcgggcatgagaTGCagcgttgttgatacccaattttttcctatatattttttacactcaaaatGCTTTCAAgatagcatgtgtatgcatatataagcatgcccaagagttttggtattttttccccaatttttttaagatttttaaaatcaatttattgtctattttaacagtacaaaatccaataattatttctaaaattatcattttggtgaataatttatttccatcctcgtatttacaccaaaatataattaaagtgatttttgcatatttttacaaatttatttgatatttgtttaaactaaattgcataaaattgcaattatagcctatattACGATTAATAGTGTTTTGCAATTATAAAATCATTCCcagtatttttagattaattttttatattattaattagttcagcacttttaatttgtttttaaaatcattttaactattctatataaattaaaaaaaggaGAAATTGGTTATTTAACACATAGCCACTGTAATTTCAATTCTAGCCCAAAATTAAACCCCAATGCCACCCAATTAAACGACCCAATTTCATTTTTTTACCCGACCCCTTGACCCAATTGCTAAACCCATCCgatttttcttttaaatcctggccgttgatcatttttgatcaacggccataacctatcctttccttttttaatccctaACCCCCTAACCCTAGTTCATTTACCCAAAGACAGCCGCCTCCAAACTCCCTTCATCTCCCAAAACCTCTCTAGCCCTCCGAAACCCTAACCCTATTCCATCGATCTTTGTCTCATTCCCACCGAAATCCATGGCAACCCTGGCCATAGGTGGCCTGTGCTCACTCTCCCTCACCACTAACTTAAGTTACTCGAAGATTGGAGGCCTGACTTCCATGGTCTCCTTTAGATCTGTCTCAGATCTGCAAGATCCATGGCCTCTCCGGCCATTTTCCGGCATGTTCGAAGCAATATGAGTCTCTCCGACTCATGATCCGACTTTCCTCAAGACTTTCTCATCCTAGGGTCTTCTCTGCCATTTTTAAGTCTTCTAAGGTTCTGTACTCGTCTATTTCTCTCAGAGCTGTGACGTGTTGGGTCTTTAATAGACGTTTTAGggcttttccccaaattttcttttcaaaatttgtttgAATCCAATTTTGGGGTTTCTGGAAAAACTTCTTTAAAGGTTTTCTAACTCTTTTGCTCTCTCCTATGTGTGTTTATGCTCGCTTGGTTATTTCTTATTATGTTCAAGATTGTTCTTATTTCTTTACTAATTTTGCAAGATTCTTTTCTGTTCTTTGTTCACGTGCTAACTTAGGTCATTGCTTCTCACTCTTTGCTATGTATGTTTAAGTTCGTGCTTTGATTTTGTTTCACTTTACTAAGTTTCGTTGATATTCCTACTCAGCATGTTCTTGCCTACCTTTTGTCTTAAAACTCGTAGTTTCTCTTGCTTCTATTTGTGTATGTCTGCCTCTCTCAATGACTTTGAACGACTTCTCACCTCTGTTTCCatttgaaaccctaaaatttgggggtttccCTTCGAGTAGATGGCACTAGGGTTTCACTTTGGAACCCTAGGTTTCCAGACTCGTTGTGAGCCTGGAACTGAATTCGGAATCCTACTTGCCTGTGATTCTAAAATTTTCATTGTTaagcttttcttttgtttgaactgtatgctttatatatgaggaaaaacTTCCCTTTCAAAGATTTCACCCAGAATTGATTTTCAAATCCCTTTAATCATGTTAGTGATTCATCACTGATTTCTTTCGATTAAATCCCTTTTACCCTACTAGCTGTTTATTTTGATCCTTTTGCGTGTAAAATCATAGGCTTGTGatgttttccttaaatacttGATCTTGTGTATCGCTTCTGTGATTCTGTACCAACGTTTGAATTATTTTTTCCTTATTTACCTGAGGTTCTTTGTGATTACAATTGGATACGGGATCCTTTTGACTGATTTTCAAACTGATAccttatttttactttataaagAACACTACTATTCCATCTTTACTTAATTATCAACTATGTACTTGACCTTATTTGTGCACTATATGGTTTTCTTACCTTAATCAAGCCTTAGTAAACTAATATTTTCCTCTTTATTCCATCTTGATTAGCCATTTGACCTAgaccccttaattaa
Proteins encoded in this window:
- the LOC104213830 gene encoding uncharacterized protein, which translates into the protein MESHNISCCNSVDDVVSQLPLQLIKSEIIPPAPNRSKSPSEFEPAIDWQPNFAGYSWIAYGASSLLVIRQFPNPISQNETVIGTVFQQVLELSIDGTGTVSAVAWSPVTPSSGDLAAALDNCIGLFSYNSDASHSSFCWSQTSTLVQSTKVDSIIWTGSGDGIVSGGVELILWRKKERSWEIAWRFKPQLPQTLISATWSIEGPLAAAPSHSEGSGLKIHAGHKCVLVCQRDADAGHLEAMLPHPLPVSMIQWRPSLVTQSTRDGSYSRRLVLLTCCLDGAVRLWNEIDDGRVRKVGKDSNDHKLSKFSFRVVAVVEVNQALNGMLGLDVSVRWATDINGIITVNEEAVTYTSSDEHQQSNAGRCEWLIAVGPQTTLTFWAIHCLDDFSPVRAPRVTLWKRKELNSPNEVPRGLLLNKVLIMRNQVFGPPAVCSFISLLPSNSLAWMQLYSSKFPEVSSELSSTDESPPNKCQTECLLSLCARGLSNADSHCSKILQVAIHPCLSELEFAASLDTEGKLLFWLFSSASNTVVGLPTLSPSWKLLGKGAIALPQQPKYTSLRWAPTLLSEERILVIGHVDGIDFLVVKAVKTEELEIVCDKICTIPLTAGSHGQGPDSVFSIPLPSTCNKTILNSFLLFAVWEKGFLALSWKIDLHHCDLSETRCGCSFDSANTLQNNIWKFESSYSGYTYLVSVEPCSSVLPEPHDNDKISSYAVICPTNSGLTEEIFANNLYSNYFAYHMVTGCLDGSLLLWRSVPAGSSNSQWDLVGRIALQQGPVLAISASVCGRKIATISKGHLSTSAIHIWECARIEDAGSFILEDTLYFDAEVIASNWLTIGNGQFLLGVCSRGKVQVFSQKRCGGQCNLEPEKSFEGNIWVCLAASDTNPTIQDFFWGPKAMIVVVHDEYISLFSKFSYFMNKKLLPQLGGKVCKDSSVCHYGSNKVPIFYGHNNCDYAQYQANFPLKMEVVNETSLFSSLTKSKEGFTSVKNGIWSILEIAELVGGSLPLVHPEAILVNLLSGNWKRAYVALQCLSKHVASSKLSAEICCLRAFSGLIFPISLSNYLEGHVLLSTGEKSFQWGGPSEVQNGFLQASSSWGDAASDSISSARSEITDFLEAFDKLHNFATISSTEMMQIRAAIHLLDEVSNMQSTSAYNSLDGPGRRFWVSVRFQQLYFVQRFGRLPSEGELVVYSGLIGWAFHSDCQENLFDSLLSKEPSWQEMRDMGVGLWYTSVAQLRVKMEKLARQQYLKKRDPKACALLYIALNRLQVLAGLFKISKDEKDKPLVAFLSRNFQEDKNKAAALKNAYVLLGKHQLELAIAFFLLGGDTTSAVTVCVKNLGDEQLALVICRLVEGYGGTLEHYLISKLLLPSALAKGDYWLASVLEWILGKPSHAFLRMLAFPTGSLNDKSRFSSRQPAFLDPSVGDFCLMLAAKTTMKNSIGEQNAAALSRWAILMRATALSRCGLPLDALECLSSSVSIIGGPTGGSVADNVDSGYLHEMLRAMLNETSSNWLSSDVALRIESHMRSDLSMQYLCKMLRRHPSWVDHGMICLQGHMDTVSENEEYKLSVEAFQDELMTTIASFQLKFSLIPLHLMYLTFLSFCNGGLAYTGCYLLRDYINKYLSMEQGHELDGCSLYAFLPKLFLEVSGELFYISARYIIMCSMDCFYLKSFALRSNGADENIYGAVLELYKKRLSWSLWCLRATMQFSSVSSAENFVGTHFTILDLTEYLLLFASALVQRDYSVLLLIVKPLLMARTSDETGIKDIQKLLCEIRETVAHDLSIHDAGSSFQNKNQMPRAQFGDVMLSVPEERWHVMVASFWGYVSSFLKYKLNLLSPEHEESDLFLPPGGHPSVSTSLNCVNGNNVSTHNGIVPGLLAKILKITCTHISSYCTNRFASILLESIDPGATTIFWSEDYPSLHKAPDTKLSHRNNDLDKLTAEDELSAFEALWDICSELKKANQGFLLQDQKFLQHTLLKSFKGWNEMYPSIVRECEAEETCDRDDRFGSPSSAAGSPLACLSPNNHPFQSSGGKDTNHTKKVLPFRSPMEIYKRNGELLEALCINSVDQHEAALASNRKGLLFFNWEDGLPCANRFDNVWAEADWPHNGWAGSDSTPIPTCVSPGVGLGSKKGTHLGLGGATVGAGFQARPTFGLPGYANTGGSSLGWGVQEDFDEFLDPPATVENVRTRAFSTHPSRPFFLVGSSNTHIYLWEFGKDRATATYGVLPAANVPPPYALASVSAVKFDHCGHRFVSAASDGTVCTWQLEVGGRSNIRPTESSLCFNNYTSDVTYVTSSGSIIAAAGYSSSGVNVVIWDTLAPPATSRASIMCHEGGARSLAVFDNDLGSGSISPLIVTGGKGGDVGLHDFRYIATGKAKRQKHTEIGDHGVNSMVDMKKKTGDQNRNGMLWYIPKAHTGSVTKISTIPHTSFFLTGSKDGDVKLWDAKNAKLVFHWPKLHERHTFLQPSSRGFGGVVQAAVTDIQIVPHGFLTCGGDGAVKLVMLNDLLRL